In Bradyrhizobium guangdongense, the sequence AGGCGGCATCTCAAGCTCGGGCCGCGCCTGACGCACGCCTGGCAGGAGATGGAGCAGATCACCATCGCTGCGATCGAAGGCTTTTGCATTGGGGGCGGCGTGGCGCTTGCGGTCGCGCTCGACTTCCGCGTGATGGGGAGCGATGCGCATTTTCGGGTGCCTGAAATCGGGCTCGGCATGAACATGAGCTGGCAGAGCATTCCACGCATGCTGCATCTGATGGGACCGGCCCGGACCAAGCAGGCGGTGATCCTGGCCGATGAGCGCATCTCGGCCGACGAGGCCTATGAATGGGGCCTGGTCGAGCAGGTCGTCGACCCCGGCCATGCCTTCGATGCCGCCATGGAACTGGCTCGCAAGGTGGCCGTACAGCCGCCGCTCTCGGTCGCAATGACCAAGCTGACCGTCAACCGGCTCGCGCATGCGCTGGACGATCTCGCCAG encodes:
- a CDS encoding enoyl-CoA hydratase/isomerase family protein, whose amino-acid sequence is MKDFIKIERGLGPEGRIAVVRFDRHDGINALSPEALRQLTAAARSFEDDSATSVVVLTGNSGAFSAGFDLKDAEGRSRKEMDLGTLRRHLKLGPRLTHAWQEMEQITIAAIEGFCIGGGVALAVALDFRVMGSDAHFRVPEIGLGMNMSWQSIPRMLHLMGPARTKQAVILADERISADEAYEWGLVEQVVDPGHAFDAAMELARKVAVQPPLSVAMTKLTVNRLAHALDDLASHMDVDQFALASLSEDHKESVEAFLGRRKPRFRGR